From a region of the Streptomyces venezuelae genome:
- a CDS encoding response regulator transcription factor: MHALLVEDDDRMAQALGTALAQRGHTVRRVGRALDALRHVREAEFVLLDLGLPDLDGLELLRRLRTVCDAPLIVVTARCEERDIVQGLRAGADDYVVKPFRMAELMARIDSVRRRTDPHPGRPDPAATGARPVRAGDVEVDLAGRTVTVAGAGVRLTRREFDVLAFLAARPDEVHSREVILDRIWGDAFLAASRSLDVHVAGIRAKTGRSGLVRTVRGFGYQLGIPAPDAADAPDARGGER; the protein is encoded by the coding sequence ATGCACGCGCTGCTCGTCGAGGACGACGATCGCATGGCCCAGGCACTCGGCACGGCCCTCGCCCAGCGCGGACACACCGTCCGGCGGGTCGGGCGCGCCCTGGACGCCCTGCGGCACGTCCGCGAAGCCGAGTTCGTCCTGCTCGACCTGGGCCTTCCCGACCTCGACGGGCTGGAGCTGCTGCGGCGGCTGCGGACCGTCTGCGACGCGCCGCTGATCGTGGTGACGGCGCGCTGCGAGGAGCGTGACATCGTGCAGGGGCTGCGGGCGGGGGCCGACGACTACGTGGTCAAGCCGTTCCGGATGGCCGAGCTGATGGCCCGGATCGACTCCGTACGGCGCCGGACGGACCCGCACCCGGGCCGTCCGGACCCCGCCGCGACCGGGGCGCGGCCCGTGCGCGCCGGCGACGTCGAGGTGGACCTCGCCGGCCGGACCGTCACCGTGGCGGGCGCCGGAGTGCGCCTGACCCGACGCGAGTTCGACGTGCTCGCCTTCCTTGCCGCCCGTCCGGACGAGGTGCACTCCCGCGAGGTGATCCTGGACCGGATCTGGGGTGACGCCTTCCTCGCGGCCTCCCGCTCCCTGGACGTCCACGTGGCGGGCATCCGTGCCAAGACGGGCCGCTCCGGCCTGGTGCGCACCGTCCGGGGCTTCGGCTACCAGCTCGGGATCCCCGCCCCGGACGCCGCGGACGCCCCGGACGCGCGGGGCGGAGAGCGGTGA